CAGGACGGCACCAGCAAGCCGCCCCTGGACGCGCTGGCCAGTGACGACGTCCAGACCTCCACACCGAGCGGCACGACCTTCGACGTGTCGACCGACGTCGAGATGACCGCCTACCTCGACTACACCGTGATCGACGTGGTCGACAACGAGGCTCCGCTGCTGACCGGTGTCTCGCTCGTCGACGGCGCGGCCGGTACCTACCGGCTGACCTACAACGAGCCGGTGGAGCAGGCCTCCGCCGAGGCCCTGATCAACTATTCGATCGGCGGCGTGAACCCCATCAGTGCCACCCGGACCTCGAACAGCGTCGTCGAAGTCGTCTTCGACTCCGGCGACGGCGCCACCGCGGGCAGCGCCACCAACCTGCAGCTCGACATCAACGGCGTGCAGGACCCCTCGGGGAACACCCTGAACGGATCCTTCGACGTCGCCGTCAAGGAGCTGGTGTTCGAGGGACTGTTCGGACCCTTCCTGCAGAACAACGCCACCGGCCCCGACGACTTCTTCACCGTCGAGGGCAGCCGGTCGCCCCTGGACTTCATCCTGGCCGAGGGCGACGACGAGATGGCGTTGTTCGACGCCGAGAACGACGTCTACCGCCTGCCCGTGTCCTTCGCGTTCTACGTCGGCCCGAGCGGCGGCACGCCGGTGACCTCGAGCATCGCGCTCGAGTGGAAGTTCGGCTTCAACGGGGTCCAGTTCGAGAGCCGCTCGAACCGCGAAGCCATCATCGCGGTCGGTGACGAGGGCTCGCGCGTGATCTCGCGCTTCTGGGACGACCTCGACCCGAGCCAGTTCACCACCACCGACATCGACGTGATCTTCAGCGTCGACATGAACGCCCTCGACATCCAGGCCGGTGACACCGTCGAGCTGGCCGGCAACGTCCTGCCGCTGAGCTTCGACTCGCCGTACACGCCGCTGCTGGACGACGGCGCGGGTCAGGACGCCACCGCGGGCGACGGGATCTACACGACCGTCGTCACCTTCCCGGCCGGCAGCCTGAAGAACGTCAACTACAAGTACGTGTTCAACGCGAACTTCGAGTGCTTCGGGCAGGGCGACCGCACGGTCTTCCTGAACGACGAGGAGTTCGACACCATCGGCGGGACCAACGGCCCGATCGTTCTCCCGGTGGCCACCTACGATCGTTGCACAGTCGTCGCCGGGGACACCGAGGTCGTCTTCGCGGTCGACATCACCGGTTCGGGCTACGACGTCGATCCGCCGTTGAATTTCGACGTGCTCGTGGCCGGCAACGTCGCTCCGTTGAGCTTCGACCTGAACGGCGTCGAGGCAGCACCGGTGGCCATGTTCGACGACGGCGTCGCTCCCGACGACACGGCGGGCGACCTGATCTACACCACGTCGGTGGTCTTCCCCGACAGCAGCAACCGCTTCCTCGAGTACAAGTACGTGGTCGGCGATGAGTTCGAGGGCCAGGGCCTGCCCAACCGCAACGTGGTCCTGAGTGACGAGTTCGACGCCTCGGGCAACCCCCAGGTGCTCGGTGTGGACGAGCTGAACTTCACGGTTCCCACGAACGTCGACACGCCCGTGCGTCCCGAGCGCATGGCCGTGAAGGCGGTGCCGAACCCCTTCAACCCGCAGACCAGCATCGTGTTCGAGATGCCGAGCCGGGCCGACGTCACGGTCGAGATCTTCGACAGCCGCGGCCGGCTGGTGCGCACCCTCTACCAGGGCGTACTGGGCGCCGGTCAGCAATCGCGGACCTGGGACGGCCGCGGGGACAGCGGCCAGCTCGTGGCCAGCGGGGTCTACTTCGCCCGCGTCGTGGGCGGCGGCTACGCGGCCAGCACGCGGCTCGTGCTCGTGAAGTAGCGAGCGATCCGACACTCGTGTCGTGCGAAGGGCGGGCCCCGGAGGGGGCCCGCTCTTCTGTGTGGTGGCACCTCGTCCTGGTCTTGCCCTTTCGGGATTCGACCCCGTATCGTGATGCACGCGGGCCCGACGTCCTTCGTCCCCCCTACGCGGGCAGGTACCCGTCTTGGCACACGCGCAACGCCGACCTGCGGCCCTGAAGCACGCTCTGGCCGTCGCGTTGTCGGTCTGGGTCGTCGGCTGCGACGACACGAGCCACGTGGTCGAACCCGACGGCACGGACGACCCGTCCGACTGCGCACCCACCCTGCACGCGCCGGACGCAATCGAGACCGGGGCACCGGCGCTCTTCGAGCTGATCCTGGGGGCGGACCACGGCGACGACGTCGACGTCACCTGGTCGATCACCGGACCCGCCGACATATCCCTGGACGCATCACCCGATACGGGCCGCACGCGGTGGGTCGAGGTCGAGTTCACCGTCGGCGGCAGCTACACCGTGCATGCGGCGGTCGACGCCGGCTCGACCTGCGGCCCGAAGTCGACCCGGACCTCGGTCGAGGTCACCGTGGCCGGCTGCGGGGTCGCGACCAGCTTCGAGTCGCGGGCCTACGTCGGGCGGCCCCGGTCGTTCCGCATCCTGCCGGAGGATCGGTGGGCCTTCGCGTCGAGCTCGACTCCGATGGACCCGGAGTTGCGGGTCCTGGAGACGCCGCCCGGCGGTGGAGTGATCGTCGACCAGCGCGACACGGGCATCTCGCGCACCTCGTGGACCGTTCGC
This window of the Candidatus Krumholzibacteriia bacterium genome carries:
- a CDS encoding choice-of-anchor X domain-containing protein translates to MKLAYQTHRVTAASVLALFVVLLASPSIAAVPQTIVVDGVNDFDAANLLEDDGGDTEESNFCGDDPEVDTPMDIKEVYVTNDANNLYIGFVYDRECFSSPQVNLGMAFSYGDPADGGTTDPFSRRIAWNTIADKPDNYVYAVLDGFNYEVFYQWNGTGWDVVQDGSDGLGMANDVGFEEISIPLSWFSNGQAGLSGGQNLKIELWMTQDGTSKPPLDALASDDVQTSTPSGTTFDVSTDVEMTAYLDYTVIDVVDNEAPLLTGVSLVDGAAGTYRLTYNEPVEQASAEALINYSIGGVNPISATRTSNSVVEVVFDSGDGATAGSATNLQLDINGVQDPSGNTLNGSFDVAVKELVFEGLFGPFLQNNATGPDDFFTVEGSRSPLDFILAEGDDEMALFDAENDVYRLPVSFAFYVGPSGGTPVTSSIALEWKFGFNGVQFESRSNREAIIAVGDEGSRVISRFWDDLDPSQFTTTDIDVIFSVDMNALDIQAGDTVELAGNVLPLSFDSPYTPLLDDGAGQDATAGDGIYTTVVTFPAGSLKNVNYKYVFNANFECFGQGDRTVFLNDEEFDTIGGTNGPIVLPVATYDRCTVVAGDTEVVFAVDITGSGYDVDPPLNFDVLVAGNVAPLSFDLNGVEAAPVAMFDDGVAPDDTAGDLIYTTSVVFPDSSNRFLEYKYVVGDEFEGQGLPNRNVVLSDEFDASGNPQVLGVDELNFTVPTNVDTPVRPERMAVKAVPNPFNPQTSIVFEMPSRADVTVEIFDSRGRLVRTLYQGVLGAGQQSRTWDGRGDSGQLVASGVYFARVVGGGYAASTRLVLVK